In Phocoena sinus isolate mPhoSin1 chromosome X, mPhoSin1.pri, whole genome shotgun sequence, a genomic segment contains:
- the LOC116748001 gene encoding E2F-associated phosphoprotein-like, which yields MNRLQDDYDPYAVEEPSDEELAFSSPEDEVDVLLHGTPDQKRKLIRECLTGESESSSEDEFEKEMEAELNSTIKTMEDKLSSLETGSSSGNGKVGTAPTKYYDDIYLDSDSEDEDKAATMVLEYSGHVNNNSLFQIVMLS from the exons ATGAACCGCCTCCAAGATGACTATGACCCCTACGCAGTTGAAGAGCCTAGTGATGAGGAGCTGGCTTTcag CAGTCCTGAAGATGAGGTGGATGTGCTTTTACATGGAACTCCTGACCAGAAACGAAAACTTATCAGAGAATGTCTTACTGGAGAAAGTGAATCCTCTAGTGAagatgaatttgaaaaagaaatggaagctgAATTAAATTCCACCATAAAAACAATGGAGGACAAGTTATCCTCTCTAGAAACAGGGTCTTCCTCAGGAAATGGGAAAGTTGGAACAGCTCCGACAAAGTACTATGACGATATATATTTGGATTCTGATTCTGAGGATGAAGACAAAGCA GCTACCATGGTTTTGGAATACAGCGGCCACGTCAACAACAACAGCCTTTTCCAAATAGTGATGCTGTCTTGA